A portion of the Labilithrix sp. genome contains these proteins:
- a CDS encoding DUF2330 domain-containing protein, protein MKARHGWGAAVVAAVVLGPRIAAACAPAPRARERVAVAEESAIIVWDEAAKREHFIRRASFRSEARDFGFLVPTPSRPELAEADETAFEELESAVRPELEYREHTAVEPTLLLLFPFMFYSRSAAAPEMAPVRVLEAKRVGDYDATVLEADDAGALGDWLTQRGYAKGQALTEWLVPYVEKKWKLTAFKIADDVDAGASTRELGTRAVRMSFTTDRPFFPYREPRDQRESLPPHLSSTRSLRVFFFGAGRAAATIGAGATVFPGKTTWSGPLHAGHVPHLSVALPAGAWLTAFEDDASPRPGVDELWLDRAKEQSPVKPPPTVVSRARPIPLPLDLLALVGVIVFFVVRRVRRARRQRA, encoded by the coding sequence ATGAAGGCTCGTCATGGGTGGGGCGCCGCCGTCGTTGCGGCCGTGGTGCTCGGGCCGCGGATCGCGGCGGCGTGCGCGCCGGCGCCGCGGGCGCGTGAGCGCGTCGCGGTGGCGGAGGAGTCCGCGATCATCGTCTGGGACGAGGCGGCGAAGAGGGAGCACTTCATCCGCCGCGCGTCGTTCCGCTCGGAGGCGCGCGACTTCGGCTTCCTCGTGCCGACGCCGTCGCGCCCCGAGCTGGCCGAGGCCGACGAGACCGCGTTCGAGGAGCTCGAGTCCGCCGTTCGTCCCGAGCTCGAGTACCGCGAGCACACGGCGGTGGAGCCGACGCTGCTCCTCCTCTTCCCGTTCATGTTCTACTCCCGGAGCGCCGCCGCGCCGGAGATGGCGCCGGTGCGGGTGCTCGAGGCCAAGCGCGTCGGCGACTACGACGCGACCGTGCTCGAGGCCGACGACGCGGGCGCGCTCGGCGACTGGCTCACGCAGCGCGGCTACGCGAAGGGCCAAGCGCTGACGGAGTGGCTCGTCCCCTACGTCGAGAAGAAGTGGAAGCTCACCGCCTTCAAGATCGCCGACGACGTCGACGCCGGCGCCTCCACGCGCGAGCTCGGCACGCGCGCGGTGCGGATGTCGTTCACGACCGATCGCCCCTTCTTCCCGTACCGCGAGCCGCGCGATCAGCGGGAGTCGCTCCCGCCCCACCTCTCGAGCACGCGCTCGCTCCGCGTCTTCTTCTTCGGCGCGGGCCGCGCGGCGGCGACGATCGGCGCCGGCGCGACCGTGTTCCCCGGGAAGACGACGTGGTCGGGTCCGCTCCACGCCGGCCATGTCCCGCACCTCTCCGTCGCGCTCCCCGCGGGCGCGTGGCTCACGGCCTTCGAGGACGACGCGTCGCCGCGCCCCGGCGTCGACGAGCTGTGGCTCGATCGCGCGAAGGAGCAGTCGCCGGTGAAGCCGCCGCCCACCGTCGTGTCGAGGGCGCGCCCGATCCCACTCCCGCTCGATCTCCTCGCGCTCGTCGGCGTGATCGTCTTCTTCGTCGTCCGCCGGGTCCGCCGCGCGCGCCGTCAGCGCGCTTGA
- a CDS encoding glutathione S-transferase N-terminal domain-containing protein, protein MKITLYDFPAKTGLDGWDSYSPFVLQASRALRFAGLEFEHAYANMVRLKELNPAGQLPVVVFGDEKVADSTRIMKRIEELKPGVFSKDLDARGKAEAWLWEELADTLLYPFVLASRWADDRGWHVPRDAFFGALPPVVRTIVASTIRRGTVKKLVERDFLRNGLDACYARMATALDDLDARAPSEGFWLGPNVTAADIGLFAQLHSLRMPVVEHTAAEVAKRKELTRYLDRVDEATRAATGSDRSRPD, encoded by the coding sequence GTGAAGATCACTCTCTACGACTTCCCCGCGAAGACCGGGCTCGACGGCTGGGACTCGTACTCCCCCTTCGTGCTGCAAGCCTCGCGCGCGCTGCGCTTCGCCGGTCTCGAGTTCGAGCACGCGTACGCGAACATGGTCCGCCTCAAGGAGCTGAACCCCGCCGGACAGCTGCCCGTCGTCGTGTTCGGCGACGAGAAGGTCGCCGACTCGACGCGCATCATGAAGCGCATCGAAGAGCTGAAGCCCGGGGTGTTCAGCAAGGACCTCGACGCGCGCGGCAAGGCCGAGGCGTGGCTGTGGGAGGAGCTCGCGGACACGCTCCTCTATCCCTTCGTCCTCGCCTCGCGCTGGGCCGACGATCGCGGCTGGCACGTGCCGCGCGACGCGTTCTTCGGCGCGCTCCCTCCCGTCGTGCGGACGATCGTGGCGAGCACGATCCGCCGCGGCACGGTGAAGAAGCTCGTCGAGCGTGACTTCCTCCGAAACGGTCTCGACGCGTGTTACGCGCGCATGGCGACCGCGCTCGACGACCTCGACGCGCGCGCGCCGAGCGAGGGCTTCTGGCTCGGCCCCAACGTCACCGCCGCGGACATCGGGCTCTTCGCGCAGCTCCATTCGCTCCGCATGCCCGTCGTCGAGCACACCGCGGCGGAGGTCGCGAAGCGGAAGGAGCTCACGCGCTACCTCGATCGCGTCGACGAGGCGACGCGCGCGGCTACTGGCAGCGATCGTTCGCGCCCGGATTGA
- a CDS encoding FAD-containing oxidoreductase — translation MKRFDSIVIGAGQAGPSLAVRLAEAGQTVAIVERKLLGGTCVNTGCTPTKTLIASAKAAHQARRAGEYGVDLSGPIGFDVARAKARAKAVSATSREGLAAWLRGTARLTVREGHARFESPTTIAVGGDVLSAERIFVNVGARARIPSLRGVADVPYLTHSSLLELETLPRHLVVVGGGPLGLEFAQMYRRFGSEVTIVEAGARLLAREDEDVSAAVTSILEAEGIHVRTGVECLALERAGDGDGDDVKVAPGVSGSHVLLATGRQPNTDDLGLERAGVELDARGYVVVDDQLRTSTPGIWALGEVNGRGAFTHTAYNDYEIVAANLLDGEPRKVTDRIDAYAIYIDPPLARVGMSETAARASGKRYLVAHRPMTRVMRAVEKGEPQGFMKAVVDAETQEIAGATILGVDGDEAIHGLLYAMYARATAKTLTHAVGIHPTVSELLPTLLGDLRPLG, via the coding sequence ATGAAACGCTTCGACTCGATCGTGATCGGCGCCGGCCAGGCGGGGCCGTCGCTCGCGGTGCGCCTCGCGGAGGCTGGGCAGACCGTCGCCATCGTGGAGCGGAAGCTCCTCGGGGGTACGTGCGTCAACACCGGCTGCACGCCGACGAAGACGCTCATCGCGAGCGCGAAGGCGGCGCATCAGGCGCGGAGGGCGGGCGAGTACGGCGTCGATCTCTCCGGTCCGATCGGGTTCGACGTGGCGCGCGCGAAGGCACGCGCGAAGGCGGTCTCGGCCACGTCGCGCGAAGGGCTCGCGGCGTGGCTCCGCGGCACCGCGCGCCTCACGGTGCGAGAGGGGCACGCGCGCTTCGAGTCGCCGACGACGATCGCGGTCGGCGGCGACGTGCTGAGCGCGGAGCGCATCTTCGTCAACGTGGGCGCGCGCGCGCGTATCCCCTCGCTCCGCGGCGTCGCGGACGTCCCTTACCTCACGCACTCCTCGCTCCTCGAGCTCGAGACGCTGCCGCGGCACCTCGTGGTCGTCGGCGGCGGCCCGCTCGGGCTCGAGTTCGCGCAGATGTATCGCCGGTTCGGGAGCGAGGTCACGATCGTCGAGGCCGGCGCGCGCTTGCTCGCGCGCGAGGACGAGGACGTGTCCGCCGCGGTGACGAGCATCCTGGAGGCGGAGGGCATTCACGTCCGCACCGGCGTGGAGTGCCTCGCGCTCGAGCGCGCCGGCGACGGCGACGGCGACGACGTGAAGGTGGCGCCCGGCGTGAGCGGCTCGCACGTGCTCCTCGCCACCGGCCGCCAGCCGAACACCGACGACCTCGGGCTCGAGCGCGCGGGCGTGGAGCTCGACGCGCGCGGCTACGTCGTGGTCGACGATCAGCTCCGCACGAGCACGCCCGGCATCTGGGCGCTGGGCGAGGTCAACGGCCGCGGGGCCTTCACGCACACGGCGTACAACGACTACGAGATCGTCGCCGCGAACCTGCTCGACGGCGAGCCGCGCAAGGTGACCGACCGCATCGACGCGTATGCGATCTACATCGATCCTCCGCTCGCCCGCGTCGGCATGAGCGAGACCGCGGCGCGCGCGAGCGGCAAGCGGTACCTCGTCGCGCATCGTCCGATGACGCGCGTGATGCGCGCGGTGGAGAAGGGTGAGCCGCAGGGCTTCATGAAGGCCGTCGTCGACGCGGAGACGCAGGAGATCGCCGGCGCCACCATCCTCGGCGTCGACGGCGACGAGGCGATCCACGGCCTCCTCTACGCGATGTACGCACGCGCCACCGCGAAGACGCTCACCCACGCCGTCGGCATCCACCCCACGGTGTCGGAGCTGCTCCCGACATTGCTCGGCGACCTACGCCCGCTCGGGTAG